From one Triticum urartu cultivar G1812 chromosome 3, Tu2.1, whole genome shotgun sequence genomic stretch:
- the LOC125545840 gene encoding uncharacterized protein LOC125545840: MHRLSSPLRSLLSLTASTPPSWWPLRRVLPHNSAARRVCRFPHGSRSMASSSGVKQMAGYPFDGVVPMAIFPKSSHHDGSIYKGRHAWKKEYRIADRNETWLEPMMLTDPSDCCILDGACMQHTPSGMFQIFSLKLAKIHVGCGPVELYGYIAMRDDLDRLLNYVVSFKRDDPIIVEQGSLINMSGPKRGIDSHGNILIEYDMRIKTAEEEKHDLQLIDGASIIVSKDLQNCHTFTSRIYGDCGAVDFTASRLENAVEATLEVVISEVQNSFNLCLSCFTSGLNEEIRLFNGTIGESCGLKRSVVAVVIASWMTLKFKLGAESSSSAEHHCSFIANNHGIFTQKMKTDFALLSVKVTWSTLPRGSHAHSSSCQP; the protein is encoded by the exons ATGCACCGCCTCTCCTCTCCTCTGCGGTCGCTCCTCTCTTTGACGGCCTCTACTCCGCCTAGCTGGTGGCCGCTGCGACGAGTTTTGCCTCATAATTCAGCTGCCCGTCGTGTTTGCAG ATTTCCTCATGGATCTCGTAGCATGGCCAGCAGCAGTGGAGTAAAACAGATGGCTGGTTACCCTTTTGACGGTGTAGTTCCTATGGCTATATTTCCTAAAAGCAGCCACCATGATGGTTCTATATACAAGGGCAGGCATGCATGGAAAAAGGAATATCGCATTGCAGACCGTAACGAGA CTTGGTTGGAGCCGATGATGTTAACAGATCCCTCAGATTGCTGCATTCTCGATGGAGCTTGCATGCAGCATACACCTAGTGGCATGTTCCAAATTTTCTCATTGAAGCTGGCTAAAATTCATGTGGGTTGTGGGCCAGTAGAGTTGTACGGATACATTGCAATGCGGGATGATCTGGATCGATTGCTTAACTATGTGGTCAGTTTTAAAAGGGATGATCCCATCATCGTGGAGCAG GGTTCTCTCATCAACATGTCTGGCCCTAAGCGAGGGATAGATTCACATGGCAATATTTTAATCGAATATGACATGAGGATCAAGACTGCAGAAGAAGAAAAACATGACCTACAACTGATTGATGGTGCATCAATAATAGTCAGCAAAGACTTGCAGAACTGTCACACATTCACCAGTCGCATCTATGGCGATTGTGGAGCAGTGGACTTCACCGCATCACGCCTTGAAAATGCAGTTGAGGCGACTCTAGAAGTTGTCATCTCAGAAGTGCAAAACAGTTTCAATTTGTGTCTCAGCTGTTTTACCAGTGGGTTGAATGAAGAAATCCGACTCTTCAATGGCACCATTGGTGAGTCATGTGGCTTAAAGAGGTCTGTGGTTGCTGTAGTTATAGCTTCTTGGATGACGTTGAAGTTCAAGTTGGGTGCGGAGTCATCCAGTTCTGCTGAACATCATTGTTCCTTCATAGCCAACAACCATGGGATTTTTACTCAAAAGATGAAGACTGACTTTGCGCTACTCTCAGTGAAGGTGACTTGGTCGACTTTGCCTCGGGGGTCTCATGCTCATTCCAGTTCATGCCAACCTTAA